The genomic DNA AAAGTATTGCCGGTCATTGCACCGGATATGTCCGTCCCGATGTTTTTAAGCTGTGTCCTGTCAGACCATCTGGAAAGGTACCAGGACATCATCAACGAGATATATAACCAGGAAGCCACACAAAAACCGATAGAATGGAAGAAATAGTTTATTTGTCAATACGGCTCGGCTGTACCGCTTATCTATTATATAAGGTATGGGAGCAGAAAAAGAGAATAGGTAAGATATGCGATCTGCTTTATACTCCCCGTAAAAAAACGGAAACGGAAAAGGACCACCGCCGGAATCCGGAAAGTGCGGCAGATGTGATGGGGGCCACCCGTTTTGTCTATCTGGATGAGAATGCCGGAAAGACCGTTGCCCCTTACATGAGCCAGCAGTTGGAAATGGGAAGCGACCTTATCGGCAAGGATGAGGATATTCCGGAAGATGAGGTGGAATGCAAACTGCCTTTGGAGGAGATGAGAATGCTGAAAGACGAACAGGAGGAGCTGGACAGCCGTTCTCCCGAGGCGGAAGCCATTGTTCCGGCAGTCACTCCTGCCGACCTGCTCAATGTAGGTGACGTGCTGCTTAATCTGGACGGTGCCGGTTCGGATGAGGACAAATCATACCGGGCCGCCATGACACTGCGTGCCATCCGGGAAACGGACATGTTCGAGCTGTTCTCCTCCCAGGTGGAGAACAAGAAACTGATAGAGGAGCTGATGGAAAGGTATGTGGATGAGGAAGGGAATGCTCTGCCTTTAAAAAAAGAGAGGAACGTTTCCAAACCTGTCGCAGATTGGAGGAAGCTGGTCTGAAAGTAATATGCTATTATGCCACAAAATTCCATATTGTTGAATATTATATATAGGATATTCATTATGTACCCAACTTTGTATTTTTCTATAATCTATGAAAAAGGTTGAAGTTTGTCTTTTGTTAAGGGTAATAGAAAGGAACAAACACTCAAAACATAGAAATCACGGGGACAACTCAGAAAATCGGATACTTCCTCACTGTTGCTTACGATTCAAAAGTAAAAGAATGAAATTATCCTGATTTGCTGACAGGAAAAACTATAACTCAATTTCATTACTGTCCCGTAAAAGTGGATAAATAGTTCTTTGAAATAATTGAAATATAGTCTATTAGATACTACTTTTTAGGCGCGACGATTTGAAATCATACCTTTGAGGTCAATTAAGGTGACCTCAAATGAACCAAGATAAATATGTTTTCGCTCAGTTAGTAGAATTCTTGAACAATGATAAGTTCAGAAGACTTGTAGACAAGTATGATGGCAATCGTTATGTGAAACATTTCACTTGCTGGAGTCAGTTACTTGCAATGATGTTCGGTCAACTCAGTAATCGTGAAAGTCTTCGTGACTTGATTGTAGCTTTGGAAGCACATCAAGGAAAGCGTTATCATTTGGGATTGGGTCGTGAGCCCATTGCCAAAACTACGCTTGCATCTGCCAATCAGAATCGGGATTACAGAATCTTCGAAGATTTTGCTTTCTATATGATGAAGGAAGCATGTGAAAAACGATCGACTCACATCTTGGATATTCCAGGAAGGAAGTATGCGTTTGATTCCACTACGATTCCTTTATGTTTGGCTATATTCCCTTGGGCGAAGTTCCGTAAGAAAAAAGGTGGAGTTAAGGCTCATGTCCTTTATGACATAGAAGCACAACTTCCAGCCTTTTATACAGTAACTACAGCATCCAGGCATGATTCAACAGAAATGTCCGCAATTAATTATGAGCCAAATGCTTATTATATATTTGACAGAGCGTATGACTCGTTTAAAGAACTTTATCGGATTCATCTTACAGGTTCTTTCTTTGTAGTCAGAGCGAAGTCTAATCTGAAATGCAAGTTCTGTAAATGGAAGCGTAGAATGCCGAAGAATATCCTTTCAGATGCGGAAGTGAAACTGATAGGGTACACTTCTGAAAAGAAGTATCCTGAATCATTCAGAGTCATCCGTTTCTATGATGAAGAGGATGATCGTGAA from Parabacteroides merdae ATCC 43184 includes the following:
- a CDS encoding DUF4122 family protein produces the protein MEEIVYLSIRLGCTAYLLYKVWEQKKRIGKICDLLYTPRKKTETEKDHRRNPESAADVMGATRFVYLDENAGKTVAPYMSQQLEMGSDLIGKDEDIPEDEVECKLPLEEMRMLKDEQEELDSRSPEAEAIVPAVTPADLLNVGDVLLNLDGAGSDEDKSYRAAMTLRAIRETDMFELFSSQVENKKLIEELMERYVDEEGNALPLKKERNVSKPVADWRKLV
- a CDS encoding IS4 family transposase; this encodes MNQDKYVFAQLVEFLNNDKFRRLVDKYDGNRYVKHFTCWSQLLAMMFGQLSNRESLRDLIVALEAHQGKRYHLGLGREPIAKTTLASANQNRDYRIFEDFAFYMMKEACEKRSTHILDIPGRKYAFDSTTIPLCLAIFPWAKFRKKKGGVKAHVLYDIEAQLPAFYTVTTASRHDSTEMSAINYEPNAYYIFDRAYDSFKELYRIHLTGSFFVVRAKSNLKCKFCKWKRRMPKNILSDAEVKLIGYTSEKKYPESFRVIRFYDEEDDREFTFLTNAKHISALDVANLYKKRWFVELFFKWLKQHLKIKRFWGTTENAVRIQISVAIITYCLVAIVQYDMQLNRSTYEVLQILSISLTDKTHLQELFNKTNFNDVKEQFNPLIPGLFD